Proteins from a single region of Candidatus Omnitrophota bacterium:
- a CDS encoding cation diffusion facilitator family transporter gives MRTRRKYMMRAARVSLFFNVVLFAVKLVALVVVHSLAIATDFAITVVGLIVSVILYKSLKLSTKDADLFHNYGYGKVEHVCEAMEGIILVGIAGIMSFQAFSAFFRPGHIELPWVGLLTSAIGLSLNFIGAFFIFKYAEKSMSPAVKAEGTHYLLEGFISASIAGAFLAAILLKRTSLVLVVPYIDPAITLVISIAVSVPSARLAKKAFINLLDASIEEPSKMETVVRLARNAEHFCNFRDLRTRTAGHKKFIEMKLIMPKEMPFARAHEITRVIEEDIAEGISGSEVSIKAVPCSMDCGIIADGGQCPYIGTA, from the coding sequence ATGAGGACAAGACGTAAATACATGATGAGGGCTGCGAGGGTCAGCCTGTTTTTTAACGTAGTGCTTTTCGCGGTAAAGCTCGTGGCGCTGGTCGTGGTGCATTCCCTGGCCATAGCGACGGATTTCGCTATTACCGTTGTCGGGCTTATAGTGTCGGTCATATTGTATAAATCCCTTAAGCTTTCCACCAAGGACGCCGATCTGTTCCATAATTACGGTTACGGTAAGGTCGAGCATGTGTGCGAGGCTATGGAAGGTATTATCCTTGTCGGTATAGCCGGGATAATGTCGTTCCAGGCTTTTTCCGCGTTCTTCCGGCCCGGGCATATCGAACTGCCATGGGTCGGGTTGTTGACGAGCGCGATAGGACTTTCCCTCAATTTCATAGGGGCATTCTTCATATTTAAGTACGCCGAGAAGAGTATGTCACCAGCGGTAAAGGCCGAAGGCACGCATTACCTGCTGGAAGGTTTCATATCCGCGTCCATAGCGGGCGCTTTTCTCGCCGCTATACTTTTGAAGAGGACGAGCCTGGTATTGGTGGTGCCGTACATCGACCCGGCGATAACGCTGGTGATAAGTATAGCCGTTTCGGTGCCGTCCGCGCGCCTGGCGAAGAAGGCGTTCATCAACCTGCTCGACGCGTCCATTGAGGAACCAAGTAAGATGGAAACGGTAGTGAGGCTTGCCCGTAACGCCGAGCATTTCTGCAATTTCAGGGATCTCCGGACAAGGACCGCGGGCCACAAAAAATTCATCGAGATGAAACTTATTATGCCGAAGGAGATGCCATTCGCGCGCGCGCACGAAATAACCCGTGTCATAGAGGAAGACATAGCCGAAGGTATCTCCGGGAGCGAGGTATCGATCAAGGCGGTGCCGTGTTCCATGGATTGCGGCATAATCGCGGATGGCGGACAATGCCCGTATATAGGTACGGCGTAA
- a CDS encoding sulfite exporter TauE/SafE family protein, with the protein MFLVVVGLLAGVVSGLIGIGGGIIVVPALIYIFGYNQHMAQGTTLAMLVPPIGILAAWTYYRNGHVNIIAAVLLCLGFVIGGLLGAKLAGSIPADALRKLFGACLMMVSIYMIVK; encoded by the coding sequence ATGTTTCTGGTCGTTGTGGGACTTTTGGCGGGTGTGGTGAGCGGACTCATCGGTATAGGCGGCGGCATAATAGTCGTGCCTGCCCTTATATACATATTCGGGTACAACCAGCATATGGCGCAGGGGACGACGCTCGCGATGCTGGTGCCACCCATAGGGATACTCGCGGCCTGGACGTATTACAGGAACGGGCACGTCAATATCATCGCTGCCGTTCTTCTGTGCCTGGGGTTCGTTATCGGAGGGCTTTTGGGGGCTAAGCTGGCGGGGTCCATACCGGCTGACGCCTTACGAAAGCTCTTCGGGGCATGCCTGATGATGGTGTCTATATATATGATAGTGAAGTAG